One Archangium violaceum genomic window, TGTGCGGTGACAGCGGCTTGCGGATGCCGGCCTTGAGCGCGTAGCGCTTGAGCAGCTTCCAGAAGCCCTGCCGGGTGAAGCCGTCCCCACGTGGGGTGACGAAGAGGGCCTTCGACTCGCGCTCGCCCAGCAGCAGCTGCCGGGGTCCCTCGAGGTACGCCCGCACCTTCTCCGCCGCGATGCTGCCCACCGGGACGATGCGCTCCTTGGAGCCCTTGCCCTTCGCCACCAGGTAGCCCGCGCCCAGCTGGATGTCGTTGATGCCCAGGCCCACCAGCTCGCTCACGCGCAGGCCCGTGGCGTACAGCACCTCGAGCATCGCCTTGTCCCGGAGGCCCGCCGGGGTGCGCTCGTCGGGCGCGGCGAGCAGCTGCTCCACCTCCTCCAGCGTGAGGAAGACGGGCAGCTTGCGCGCCGAGCGCGGCGTGTCGATGTCCTCGGTCGGATCCTTGTCCACGTACTTCTCGGCCACGAGGAAGCGGTGGAAGCCGCGGATCGCCGCCAGGTGCCGCGCCTGGCTGCGCCGGGACAGCCGACGCGTGTTCAACGTCACCAGGTGGCCGGTGATGTCATCCGGCTTCACGCGTGTCACGTCGGTGATGCCCTTGCGCTTCAAGTCCGCGAAGTACACCGACAGATCCGCGGCGTAGGCATCCACCGTCTTGCCGGACAGCCCGCGCTCGGCGCGGATGAAGGCGATGAACGCGTCGAGGTACCCTTCCATGGGTTCGCAGGCTAGCCGAGCGCGGAGTTCCAGCAACCTTGTGGACGGGACGGGCCCTCAGTCCAGCTGGCCCTTGCCCTGCCGCAGCACCTCGAGCTGGTCGCCGATCAGCGACACCACCGTCGAGGGCTCCATCAGCCTCACGCCGCCATCGAGGATGAGATCCAACCCGTGCCCCAGCGTGTCCTTGATGTCCCTGGCGTCGATGAGGGGCTCGCCCTCCGCGTTGGTGGCCGAGGTGGTGACGATGGGCCGCCCGAGTGCCTCGGCGAGCGCCCGTGCCAGCCCCGAGTCCGGCACGCGGATGCCCACCTGCTTCTGCTTCGACATCATCGCCTCGGGCACCAGGCGCGTGGCATCGAGGATGAACGTGAAGGCCCCGGGCGTCAGGCTCTTCATCGTCCGGTAGGCGAAGTTGCTCACGCGCGCGTACTTCGCCACGTCCGACAGGTCCGGGCACAGGATCGACAGGGGCTTCTTCCTGTCCCGACCCTTGAGCTGATACAGCCGCTCGATTCCCTTCTTGGAGCCCAGATCGCACCCCAGGCCGTAGTACGTGTCCGTCGGGTAGGCGATCACCCCGCCGCTGGAGAGCACCTCCACCGCGCGCTGCACATGCCGGGGCTGCGGGTGATCCGCGTTCACCTCGATGATGGGCGCTGCCGCCATGATGTGTCTCCTCAGGCCGCTCCGGGAGCGTCCTCGGAGTGTATCTCCCCACTCCGCTGGAGGGCACGCCGGGTGAGGACCGGGCCGATCAGCTCGTGGGCGGTGATCATCGCCACGATGAGCACCTCCACCTGCGGCCCGAAGTCCGGGAAGGTTCGGGAAATGAGCGCCGCCAGTCCGAACGTCACGCCCGCCTGCGAGATGAGCCCCATCCACAGGTAGCGGCGCAGCCGGACATCCTCCACCGGGGCGAAGCGCCGGCACGAGCCGTAGATGGCCACCGCGCGCAGCGCCACCAGCAGCAGGGCCGCCGGGCCCACCGTCATGAGCGCGTTCAGCTTGAGCCCCGCCCCGGACGCGGCGAAGAAGAGCGCGAAGATGGGCAGGCCCGCCCGTTGGATCGCATGGTGGATGCGCTCGCCCTCGCGCTCGTCCAGGTTGGCGATCAGCGCCCCGGCCGCCAGCGACACCAGCAGCGGAGACAGGTGCAGGCGCGCGCCGCCCTCGGCCGAGGCGAAGCACAACCCCACCAGGAAGAGCGGCAGCTCGCGCTTCACCTGCCGCATGTACACCAGCATCGCCACCGCGAGCACGCCCCCCACCACCACCGAGCCGAACAGCTCCCACCCCACCTCGCGCAACAGCCCCCACAAATCCAGCCCGCCGCCGAAGCTCGCCCGCGTGAGGCCCGCCGCCACGGCGAACCCCACCATGACGAGCAGATCCCCGATGATGACCAGGGCCATGAGGAACTCGGTGAAGCTGCCGCGCGCGCTCGTCTCCTGCACGATGGCGATCGTCACCGTGGGCGAGAAGGAGACCACCACGGAGGCCACGAGCGCGCTAACGGCCAGCGCCTGGGGCACCGACATGGGCGCGAGGAAGGGCAACAGCGGCTTGAGCGCGAAGAGTGCCCCGAAGATGGCCAGGAACGTCACCCCGCACACCGCGGCGCACAGGGCCGCCACCTTGGTGCCCACCCTGCGGATGAGCCCCAACTGAAGCTCCGTGCCCGCCACCAGCGCGATGAGGCTCACCGCGAGCCCCTTCACCAGCTCCAACCCCTTCACGCCCGCGCCGGGGATGAAGCCCAGGGCATAGGGCCCCACCGCCACGCCCACCAGCAGGTAGCCCGTGAGCCGGGGCAGCCCGATCCCCTTGGCCACCTTCCCCGCGAACAATCCGCACAGCAGCAGCGCCCCGGCGGCGAGCGTCACCGACGTGCCGGCGTCCACGCGCCACACCTGGGCCCGACCAATGGCCGCCAGTACCACCACCAACAGCAGCAAGCGCAGGAGCGCGCCCTTCATGAGGGACCTCCAGGCGCCTGCGGCGTTCCTGTCGGGGCCTGCTCGGAGGTGGACTCCAGCACGTGGCGGAAGGCCCGGCTGCCGAGCACCTCGTTGACGAAGGCCCCCGCCACCACCACGTCGAAGACGCGTTGGGACAGCGGCCCCGGTACCAGCGTCAGGTACTCCACCACCAGACACAGCGCCAGCCCGCCCTGGGAGATGAGCGCGTAGCCCAGCCTCGGCGGCAGCGCGAGCGTGTTCCCGGCGATGCGCTGCGCGAGCGCGCCTCCCAGCACCTTGCCCAGGAAGCGCAGGCCCAGGTACGCGGGGAGCAGCGCCCACGCCATGACGTCGCGCGCATGCACGTGCGCGCCCACCAGGAAGACGAGCAGCAGGTACGAGGGCCGCTCGAAGCGTCCGAGCATGCGCGCCGCCTGCTCCACCGCGCGGCTCCCCACCAGGGCCAGCGTCGCCCCACAGGCCACCCCCGCCAGCAACGCCGACACCCTCAGGTACGCCGCCGCCCCGGACACCAGCGCCACCCCACCCAGCAGCACCGCCATCAGCTCGCCCTGATCCTTGATTCCATGCATGAGGAAGGCGAGCAGCGCTCCACACGCCATGCCCAGCAGCAGGGCGAGCGCCACCAGGCCCAGCCCCTCCAGGGGATTGGCCGCCGCGCCGAAAGCGAGCGCCAGCACGAGCACCCCCAGCCCCACCGCATCATCCAACATGGTGAGCAGTGCCACGGACAGCCCGCGTCGGCGCTCCATGCGCCCGCTGCGATAGCCCAGCACCGCGAAGTGGCCGGAGGAGAGGCTCGCCGACGCCCCCAGCAGCGCCGCCGCCGCCACCGCCGCCCCGGGAGGCAGCCCCATGGTGAACAGCAGTGGACCCGCCAGGGGCAGCGCCACCCAGAGGAACGCCGTCCCGGCATGAGCGAGCGCCGCCGCGTACACCTCCCGGGGCAGCAGCCGCAGCAACCGGGGCTCCAGGTTCAGGCCGATCATGACACCCGCCATACCCAGCCCCAGGGCGAGCAACGGGCGCAGCGCCGCCAGATCCTTCCAGGACAGCAGGCGCAGGGCGTCCGGGCCCATCACCGCGCCAAAGGCGAGGAAGAGCAGACCACTGGCGGCCAGCTGGGCCAGGGCCGGGAAACGGCCAGGGTCCAGCACCGTCCGGCTCGAGGCCAGCAGCGATAGCGCCGCGATGGCGAGTAGAACGAGCAGCACCTGCACGAGGCAGGTGCTTACACCGCTCCGGGCCGTGCCGTCACTCCCGGCGATGCACGGGGGCTCCGATCACCGGCAGGGCCACCAGGCGGCCCATCGGTGGGTCGTCCGCATCCATCTCCAACTGGACGCG contains:
- the xerD gene encoding site-specific tyrosine recombinase XerD; protein product: MEGYLDAFIAFIRAERGLSGKTVDAYAADLSVYFADLKRKGITDVTRVKPDDITGHLVTLNTRRLSRRSQARHLAAIRGFHRFLVAEKYVDKDPTEDIDTPRSARKLPVFLTLEEVEQLLAAPDERTPAGLRDKAMLEVLYATGLRVSELVGLGINDIQLGAGYLVAKGKGSKERIVPVGSIAAEKVRAYLEGPRQLLLGERESKALFVTPRGDGFTRQGFWKLLKRYALKAGIRKPLSPHKLRHSFATHLVERGADLRAVQAMLGHADLATTQIYTHVNSARLRAVYDNAHPRGDDVRGRGGAMGGRAAAKKRAGGT
- a CDS encoding sodium:proton exchanger, whose amino-acid sequence is MQVLLVLLAIAALSLLASSRTVLDPGRFPALAQLAASGLLFLAFGAVMGPDALRLLSWKDLAALRPLLALGLGMAGVMIGLNLEPRLLRLLPREVYAAALAHAGTAFLWVALPLAGPLLFTMGLPPGAAVAAAALLGASASLSSGHFAVLGYRSGRMERRRGLSVALLTMLDDAVGLGVLVLALAFGAAANPLEGLGLVALALLLGMACGALLAFLMHGIKDQGELMAVLLGGVALVSGAAAYLRVSALLAGVACGATLALVGSRAVEQAARMLGRFERPSYLLLVFLVGAHVHARDVMAWALLPAYLGLRFLGKVLGGALAQRIAGNTLALPPRLGYALISQGGLALCLVVEYLTLVPGPLSQRVFDVVVAGAFVNEVLGSRAFRHVLESTSEQAPTGTPQAPGGPS
- a CDS encoding cation:proton antiporter, encoding MKGALLRLLLLVVVLAAIGRAQVWRVDAGTSVTLAAGALLLCGLFAGKVAKGIGLPRLTGYLLVGVAVGPYALGFIPGAGVKGLELVKGLAVSLIALVAGTELQLGLIRRVGTKVAALCAAVCGVTFLAIFGALFALKPLLPFLAPMSVPQALAVSALVASVVVSFSPTVTIAIVQETSARGSFTEFLMALVIIGDLLVMVGFAVAAGLTRASFGGGLDLWGLLREVGWELFGSVVVGGVLAVAMLVYMRQVKRELPLFLVGLCFASAEGGARLHLSPLLVSLAAGALIANLDEREGERIHHAIQRAGLPIFALFFAASGAGLKLNALMTVGPAALLLVALRAVAIYGSCRRFAPVEDVRLRRYLWMGLISQAGVTFGLAALISRTFPDFGPQVEVLIVAMITAHELIGPVLTRRALQRSGEIHSEDAPGAA
- a CDS encoding L-threonylcarbamoyladenylate synthase, with amino-acid sequence MAAAPIIEVNADHPQPRHVQRAVEVLSSGGVIAYPTDTYYGLGCDLGSKKGIERLYQLKGRDRKKPLSILCPDLSDVAKYARVSNFAYRTMKSLTPGAFTFILDATRLVPEAMMSKQKQVGIRVPDSGLARALAEALGRPIVTTSATNAEGEPLIDARDIKDTLGHGLDLILDGGVRLMEPSTVVSLIGDQLEVLRQGKGQLD